One Oncorhynchus kisutch isolate 150728-3 linkage group LG11, Okis_V2, whole genome shotgun sequence genomic region harbors:
- the LOC116376170 gene encoding uncharacterized protein LOC116376170 — protein sequence MAYRKSVNSNKRGKGMRTGLRSQQQHQLSEKVPEVEPGWNTMESSGEEEVKYEKLGARPRGQRQPELGELLTEGAVGGPEPHPTMVTLFQQLFTCLERRDEDLKQELRGLHQSILTAPHQAELVSESPRLGLPTPGRQRLDAAGTSTPQQAPQAVMRPAPGDQSSSVNVHLPAFLRKEPKMPSYQQGEDIENYLLRFERMAKTWQWPEVEWACRLVPLLTGKALEAYTAMDEGLANVYKGLKEALLVKFDISPETYRQRFRAASTPSGESPTETYHRLKGLYRRWVRPGEKTQDEIGEVIILEQLLQVLPHDIRTWVREHEPKDGLMAAKLALQYLNARKGGPPQPAAPAPRSLRDTRDIRNARDGGGNSGGYVSGREVRDHAVRSDGRGLTCFYCRQQGHKASMCPLRKSKLSGYCYVPREGNGVQNRQTREGSCLVPVKVNGKSLTAMIDTGSSLSLIRKGNVPVNDIDYGHQTLIQCVHGDQSQQPTAELTVEIQGQKYLLKVGVMEKLPFEMILGRDVPVLSDLLGSVGGQLYEQSVCQSDVQMACSVVTRAQAKAGLQPLPDLCDSLCEGGTKGPRKSRRQRRLEKYVGTPVPVADVSGLEVQWDVPQNFATLQKSDATLKCLFDKALAGDSQSLCGGIYTVDNHILYLGSEADSRKLVVPSTCRPLVLNLAHTVPWAGHLGQHKTYLRLGSRFFWPSMYTDVQKYCKSCPTCQKTSAVRRSERAPLCSLPVISTPFKRIAMDIVGPLEKSSAGYKYILVICDYATRFPEAFPLRSITTPKIISALVQLFSRVGIPDEILTDQGTNFTSRLMVQLHRQLGIKGLRTTPYHPQTDGLVERFNQTLKNMLRKFVADTGKDWDKWLPFLLFAYREVPQASTGFSPFELLYGWPVQGPLDLLKKCWEGSPVATSGQGIVQYVLQMRDRLERYREEARANLQQAQKAQKRGYDQHARHREFEPGQKVLLLLPSSTSKLLAQWQGPYLIGRKMGPVTYEVLHPDKGKKKQTYHVNLLKAWEEKEELSKGKSFLVRRVEEDESDGVTEAWKERAEVILAHLEEDKQDELKQLFGKYPALFSQRPGRTKVLEHVIRLKPGQNPVRQHPYRVPERLVVALKEEVHTMIEMDVVEPSSSEWSSPIVIVPKKDGSLRVCMDFRKVNAISQFDAYPMPRIDDLLERIGRAHYITTLDLCKGYWQVPLDEQSKAYTAFRTPMGLFQFKVMPFGLHGAPATFQRLMDKVLQDCDDYCAAYLDDVVIYSHSWEEHIQHLSSVLGKIHEAGLTLNLLKCEWAKQETKYLGYQLGKGEVRPQVEKVESIRNSPQPRTKTQVKSFLGLAGWYRRFIPQFSTIAVPLTNLTSKGASNPVKWTEECEEAFMTLKKRLCSFPVLQTPDFKKRFLVQVDASAVGIGAVLAQGEPREELPVLYLSRKLLPRETRYSTIEKECLAIKWALDSLRYYLLGREFDLHTDHRALTWIQTMKDRNSRVTRWYLELQPFRFCVRHKAGKENVTADYLSRLPNMVASGEEEGNVT from the coding sequence atggcgtaccgcaaatcagtgaattccaacaagagaggtaaaggaatgcgtacaggattgcgttctcagcaacagcatcaactgtcagaaaaGGTACCTGAAGTTGAACCGGGGTGGAATACCATGGAATCGTCTGGTGAAGAAGAGGTCAAGTATGAGAAACTAGGAGCCCGACCGCGGGGCCAAAGACAACCAGAACTGGGTGAGCTGCTGACTGAAGGAGCAGTTGGGGGACCAGAACCACACCCAACCATGGTAACCCTTTTTCAGCAACTTTTCACCTGCCTTGAGAGGAGGGACGAAGACCTCAAGCAGGAGTTACGTGGCCTACACCAATCTATCCTCACAGCTCCCCACCAGGCGGAACTCGTCAGTGAGAGCCCAAGATTGGGTCTTCCAACACCAGGACGACAAAGGCTCGATGCAGCAGGGACTTCAACTCCACAGCAGGCACCCCAAGCAGTAATGAGGCCAGCACCAGGAGACCAGTCCAGCAGTGTTAACGTCCATCTTCCAGCATTCCTGAGGAAGGAGCCAAAGATGCCCTCATACCAGCAGGGGGAGGACATTGAAAACTACCTGCTGAGGTTTGAGCGCATGGCTAAGACGTGGCAGTGGCCTGAGGTAGAGTGGGCCTGCAGGCTTGTCCCATTGCTCACGGGCAAGGCCTTAGAGGCTTACACAGCAATGGATGAGGGGCTGGCCAATGTCTACAAGGGCTTGAAGGAAGCGCTGCTGGTGAAGTTTGACATCTCACCGGAAACCTACCGTCAACGCTTCAGAGCTGCATCAACGCCATCGGGTGAGTCGCCGACAGAGACGTACCACCGCCTCAAGGGTCTCTACCGACGATGGGTTCGACCGGGGGAGAAGACACAGGACGAAATCGGGGAGGTCATCATCCTCGAGCAACTTCTACAAGTTCTACCACACGACATTCGAACCTGGGTCCGAGAGCACGAGCCCAAGGACGGGCTTATGGCGGCCAAGCTTGCACTGCAGTATCTTAATGCACGTAAAGGGGGCCCACCACAACCTGCAGCACCCGCTCCAAGGAGTCTCAGAGACACAAGGGACATCAGAAACGCCAGAGATGGTGGAGGTAACTCTGGGGGTtatgtgtctgggagggaggtaagggatcaTGCAGTTCGCTCTGATGGGAGGGGTCTGACCTGTTTTTACTGCCGGCAGCAGGGGCACAAAGCTTCAATGTGTCCGCTACGTAAATCCAAGCTCTCAGGTTACTGTTATGTACCCAGAGAGGGGAATGGTGTTCAGAATAGACAGACTCGGGAAGGGTCATGCTTGGTACCTGTAAAAGTGAATGGTAAAAGTCTTACTGCAATGATTGACACCGGCAGTTCCCTGTCATTGATCAGAAAAGGTAATGTACCTGTTAATGACATTGATTATGGTCATCAGACACTGATCCAATGTGTCCATGGTGACCAGTCACAGCAGCCCACAGCTGAGCTCACAGTTGAGATTCAGGGTCAGAAATACCTCCTCAAAGTTGGGGTAATGGAGAAGCTACCTTTTGAGATGATTTTGGGGAGGGATGTGCCTGTACTCTCTGATCTGTTGGGAAGTGTGGGGGGTCAGCTATATGAGCAGTCAGTTTGCCAGTCTGATGTTCAGATGGCATGTTCAGTTGTCACTCGTGCCCAGGCCAAAGCTGGTTtacaacctctgcctgacttgtGTGATAGTCTGTGCGAGGGGGGAACCAAAGGGCCCAGAAAGTCACGCCGCCAGCGGCGTCTTGAGAAGTATGTGGGTACCCCTGTACCTGTTGCTGATGTGTCTGGGTTAGAGGTGCAATGGGATGTTCCACAAAATTTTGCTACACTGCAGAAGTctgatgcaaccttgaaatgtttgtttgacaAGGCCTTAGCTGGGGACAGTCAATCTTTATGTGGGGGGATTTACACAGTAGACAACCACATACTCTACCTTGGGTCAGAGGCAGATAGCAGGAAGTTGGTGGTGCCATCTACCTGTAGACCACTTGTTCTCAACCTTGCACATACAGTTCCATGGGCAGGCCATCTAGGGCAACATAAGACCTATCTTAGGCTAGGCTCCCGTTTCTTTTGGCCCTCCATGTATACTGATGTACAAAAATACTGCAAATCATGCCCCACGTGCCAGAAAACCAGTGCTGTCCGTAGGTCTGAACGGGCTCCTCTATGTTCACTGCCAGTTATCTCTACCCCATTCAAGAGAATTGCAATGGACATTGTTGGACCCTTGGAGAAGAGTAGTGCAGGTTACAAGTATATATTGGTGATCTGTGACTATGCCACCCGGTTCCCAGAAGCCTTCCCACTCCGTTCCATAACCACTCCAAAGATAATCAGTGCTCTTGTTCAGCTCTTCTCTCGTGTAGGAATCCCAGATGAAATCCTGACGGACCAAGGGACAAACTTCACCTCGCGACTGATGGTTCAACTCCACCGACAGCTGGGCATTAAAGGCTTGAGGACTACTCCCTACCATCCCCAAACGGATGGGCTCGTAGAGAGATTCAATCAAACGCTCAAGAACATGCTGAGGAAGTTTGTGGCTGACACTGGTAAAGACTGGGATAAGTGGTTACCCTTTCTGCTTTTTGCTTACAGGGAGGTGCCTCAGGCATCGACAGGTTTCTCGCCATTCGAACTCCTCTATGGATGGCCAGTGCAAGGACCACTGGACCTGCTGAAGAAGTGCTGGGAAGGTTCCCCAGTAGCTACCTCAGGACAGGGGATTGTCCAGTATGTCCTCCAGATGCGAGACAGGTTGGAACGGTACCGAGAGGAAGCTAGAGCAAACCTTCAGCAAGCCCAGAAGGCCCAGAAGAGAGGCTATGACCAGCACGCTCGCCACAGAGAGTTTGAGCCAGGACAGAAAGTCCTGCTCCTCCTTCCCTCATCTACCAGCAAGCTCCTTGCGCAATGGCAAGGACCGTACCTAATCGGGAGGAAGATGGGCCCAGTGACCTACGAGGTGCTGCACCCGGACAAGGGTAAGAAGAAGCAAACCTACCATGTGAACCTTCTCAAGgcctgggaggagaaagaggaactcTCCAAAGGAAAGTCCTTTCTGGTCCGCAGAGTAGAAGAGGATGAGTCGGATGGGGTCACAGAGGCATGGAAAGAACGAGCAGAAGTCATACTGGCTCACCTGGAAGAAGACAAGCAAGATGAGCTGAAGCAGCTGTTTGGCAAGTATCCGGCCCTCttcagtcagagaccaggaagaacCAAAGTCCTGGAACACGTCATTCGTTTGAAACCTGGCCAGAACCCTGTCCGCCAGCATCCTTACCGTGTGCCTGAGAGGCTGGTGGTAGCCCTCAAGGAAGAGGTCCACACCATGATAGAGATGGATGTTGTCGAGCCATCTTCAAGTGAATGGAGCAGCCCTATTGTCATTGTCCCAAAGAAGGATGGCTCTTTGCGCGTCTGCATGGACTTCCGTAAGGTGAATGCCATCTCCCAGTTTGATGCCTATCCCATGCCCCGCATTGACGACTTACTGGAGAGAATAGGTAGagctcattacatcaccacattgGATCTCTGCAAAGGGTACTGGCAGGTGCCCCTGGATGAACAATCCAAGGCCTACACTGCATTCCGGACGCCAATGGGCCTGTTCCAGTTCAAGGTCATGCCGTTTGGCCTTCATGGGGCCCCTGCGACTTTCCAGAGGCTGATGGACAAGGTCCTCCAGGACTGTGACGATTACTGTGCTGCTTACTTGGATGACGTGGTGATCTACAGCCACTCCTGGGAGGAGCACATACAGCATCTTAGCAGCGTCCTGGGGAAGATCCATGAAGCAGGCCTCACGCTTAACCTCCTGAAGTGTGAGTGggcgaaacaggagacaaagtacCTGGGTTACCAGCTGGGTAAGGGTGAAGTTCGGCCTCAGGTGGAGAAAGTGGAGTCCATCAGGAATAGCCCTcaacccagaaccaagacacaGGTGAAGTCCTTCCTAGGTCTGGCAGGGTGGTACCGGAGATTCATTCCACAGTTTTCGACCATCGCTGTCCCTCTGACCAACCTCACTTCGAAGGGGGCCAGCAACCCTGTGAAGTGGactgaggagtgtgaggaagCCTTCATGACACTGAAAAAACGACTGTGCTCATTCCCTGTTCTCCAGACCCCTGATTTTAAGAAGAGATTTCTCGTGCAGGTGGACGCTTCGGCTGTAGGAATTGGAGCTGTACTGGCCCAAGGGGAGCCAAGAGAAGAGCTTCCTGTGCTGTACCTGAGTCGGAAGCTGTTGCCCAGGGAAACCAGGTATTCTACAATCGAAAAGGAGTG